The Anaerolineae bacterium genome includes the window CCTCCGAAACCACGATGGCCAGGGCATCGGTCTGTTCGGTAATGCCGATGGCGGCGCGATGGCGCGTGCCCAGGTGGCTGTAGGCCGGCGCGTGTTCCGCCAGGGGCAGGACGACGCGCGCCGCCACAATGCGGCCGGCACGGATGATCACTGCCCCGTCATGCAGGGGGGTGCCGGGATAGAAGATGGTCTGGAGCAGTTCCGAGCTGACCGGCGCGTCGATGGGGGTGCCGGTTTCGACGTAATCCTGCAGGCCGGTCACCCGTTCCAGCACGATGAGGGCGCCGTGCCGGCGGTCGGCCATCAGCTCGCAGGCATCCACAATTTCCTCGATAATCATATTGACGGTCTCTGGGTTGCGCAGTAAATTGCGCAAGGAGCCGGTGCGGCCCAGACGCTCCAGCCCCCGCCGCAGTTCCGGCTGGAAAATCACCGGCAGGGCGACCAGCAGGGCGGCGAAGCTGTTGCGGATGAGCCAGGTGAAGGCACGCAGGCGCAGAAGACTGCTCAGCACGCTGATGATGAGGACGAGTAGTATCATGCCGCGCAAGAGCTGGATGGCCTGGGTGCCCTGGAACAACCGCAGGATCAGGTAGAACACCAGCGCCACCAGCAGGATGTCCACCACGCCGGCCAGCGTGATGTCCCGCAGTACGCTGAGCGGCTCAAAGATATTGGTCAGATCCATCTCCGCCCTTCACTATGCCTGTCCTGGTTCATCCGTCTCGGCCTGTGCTGACCGTGCGCTCAAGAGATAATCCAGCAGTCGCTGGTAGTCGCCGGCCTTGTCCGGTTCCAGCGCGGCCAGTTTGCGCACGGTGCGCACCGCATCATCGGTCATGCCGGCGTCCAACTGCAGTTCCCCCAATGTGTTCAGGACCTGAATGGCCTCCTCTGTGCGCCCCTGGGCAATGTACCAGTCCGCCATGCGCTCCTGCAGGGGAGCGATGGCCGGCCAGGCATCCACCAGAGAGCGCAGGGTCCGTTCTGCCTGTTCGTCCGCCCCTTCCTTGTGTAGACGCTCCAGCAGGTCGTCAAGTTCGCGCAGGCCGGCGTCAATTTCCTCCAACTTGAAGGCCAGGTCAATCCGGCCCAGGCATGTTTCGAGGTTCTGCGGCGCCGGCAGGGCGGACAGACGCCGGTATATCTCGCGCGCTCTGGTCCAGTCAAAGCTTTGGACGTACAGGTCGGCCAGGCGCGGCAGGAGCCGTGCCTCCCAGACAACGCACTCCGACGAGCGCGGCGTCAGCTTCAACGCTTCCTGATACGCCGTGATGCATTCGTCTATGGCCGCCAGGTGATAGTAGGCGTCGGCGAGCTGGATGTACTCCTCCAGCGCCTGGTCCACCTGCCCAAGTACCAGCAGTTCCTCGATGAGCTGTCTGCGTAAGACTGTGTCGAGTGGGGCGAACTGCAGTGCCAGGCGGTAGACCTGCACGGCCTGCGCGTTCTGCCGGCGCAGGCGGTAGGTCTGCGCCACCATAACGCACTTCTGCAGAGCGGCATCCATGCGGCCCTGCAGGGCGCTGATCTCCGCCAGCCGCAGGTGCAGGGGCAGATAGCCCGGCACCCGTGCCAGCGCCCGATAGCATTCCTCTTCCGCCGAGGCGAACCACCGCCGGCGCATGTACTCCTCGCTGAAGGCCAGGGCCTCCAGCGCGCTCTGGGCGTCCGGCGTGGCCAATGCTTCCGCCAGGGAGGTGACGAAGCCATGTGCGGCGAAGCGGTCCAGCCGGCGGCGCGCCTCGTGCACCTTCTGCTCCCAGCCGGGGGAGCCGAGGAAATCGACGATGGAAGAGATGAGCACCAACGCCCCTTCCGCTGAGCGCTCGCCGGCGTACTGCGCCTGCAGTGCTTCGTAACAGCCGGCCAGTTGGGCGTGCATTTCCTCAGCGCTCGCGCGCAGTTCCAGGAGCTTGAGCGCCTCCAGAAAATGGGTCAGCGCCTGCTGTGTCTGGCCGCGCGTTTGATAGCCCTGGCCCAGCGCAAAGTGGGCGCCGGCGGCGTAATCCGGGTCCGCCAAGGCGCGCTGAAAGTGGGGG containing:
- a CDS encoding TIGR00159 family protein: MTNIFEPLSVLRDITLAGVVDILLVALVFYLILRLFQGTQAIQLLRGMILLVLIISVLSSLLRLRAFTWLIRNSFAALLVALPVIFQPELRRGLERLGRTGSLRNLLRNPETVNMIIEEIVDACELMADRRHGALIVLERVTGLQDYVETGTPIDAPVSSELLQTIFYPGTPLHDGAVIIRAGRIVAARVVLPLAEHAPAYSHLGTRHRAAIGITEQTDALAIVVSEETGIISVAQNGRMIRRLGRERLANVLRSFYRLSPAGRSPLAGITRWFSSGSSSSRRSS
- a CDS encoding tetratricopeptide repeat protein, with amino-acid sequence MAGKRKVFEQALREGHNFAWDGRWKEAIAAYQRALQEFPDNADVHIYLAQAYLSSGEPASALASYQRACELRPDDPLPHLRAGAILADMGDSAGAVRHYLAAAEVFAAMKNWARAVETLEQAAKLAPEDLTAHERLAGAYLQAGRTQEAVRTYLVLAHLFQRQNERERALECIQQALNINPRSAAARQALEALGQGAAPPAAGPVRPTVEAPTAPQEEKAGEEAESANPAEALRRRALETLAEAIFESVEESAGPSTRALPLLAQAMDYQSRGALEQAVGLFEQALGQGLDWPAVHFNLAVLLQQLGRWEQAVPHFQRALADPDYAAGAHFALGQGYQTRGQTQQALTHFLEALKLLELRASAEEMHAQLAGCYEALQAQYAGERSAEGALVLISSIVDFLGSPGWEQKVHEARRRLDRFAAHGFVTSLAEALATPDAQSALEALAFSEEYMRRRWFASAEEECYRALARVPGYLPLHLRLAEISALQGRMDAALQKCVMVAQTYRLRRQNAQAVQVYRLALQFAPLDTVLRRQLIEELLVLGQVDQALEEYIQLADAYYHLAAIDECITAYQEALKLTPRSSECVVWEARLLPRLADLYVQSFDWTRAREIYRRLSALPAPQNLETCLGRIDLAFKLEEIDAGLRELDDLLERLHKEGADEQAERTLRSLVDAWPAIAPLQERMADWYIAQGRTEEAIQVLNTLGELQLDAGMTDDAVRTVRKLAALEPDKAGDYQRLLDYLLSARSAQAETDEPGQA